Within Bdellovibrio bacteriovorus HD100, the genomic segment TAAATTGGACTACAGGGCTTTAGAGATGTCTTTCGGCTCGCTCCGAGCTGTGGCTTAAGTAACTGCCACAGCTCAACTTTTTCACAGTTTTTCGGGCCAGTGACGTTTTGGGTTACTCTTAAACTTGTCTTTGCCATTGCATCAGGCTTAAAATCGGTCCATACTTTCTCAAGCACACCCAACAAGGAGGGCCTATGATTGTAAAATCTCTTATCGCTAAAGCCGCTCTCCTTGCGTCTTTCTAGTTTTTTCATTTTTAAAACTTATTCTGCGCATGAGAGCTCCTGAATTTTAATTTTATTCAATGGAGTTATCCGTGACTATTTCATCAATCTTTCCCCTGTGGGGATGGAACGCGCTTTTACAGGCGCAAATCGAACTTCGACCGCTTAAATCGCACGAGGTCGTTGGACGTATTATTAATCAAGAACGCGAAATGTACCGTGTGGTGTTTTTTAAAAACGACCATGAAGGCAAGGCCCTGGCGCAGCTTTCAGGAAAATTTCGCTATGAACATTCTGACCTAAACTTGGAATATCCCGGCGTGGGCGACTGGGTGATCTGCGAGCTGCATTCCAATGATGAGCATGCGGTCATTCACGAGGTCCTGTCCCGCCAAAGCTGCTTTTACCGCAAGGAACCCGGCAGCGGGGCCCGGGCGCAGATCGTGGCCGCGAATGTGGATGTGATCTTTGTGGCGGTGTCGGCCAATCAGGATTTCAACCTGAAACGCCTGGATCGCTACATGAGCCTGGCGTGGGAATCCAACGCCTCGCCGGTGATTGTGCTGACCAAAGCCGACCTGGCCGAAGACCTTAAAGGCCTCATCGCCGAAGTGGAGGACCGCCATCCCGCAGTCCCCGTGCACGCAGTGAGTGCTTTGGATCCTGAAAGTCTGGAGCCGCTAAAGACTCACCTGCTGCCCGGAAAGACCGTGGTGCTTTTGGGGTCGTCCGGGGTTGGTAAATCCACCCTGGGGAATTTGCTTTTGGAAAAGGAGCAGATCAAAACCCAAGGCATCCGCGAAGACGACGACAAAGGCAAACACACGACCACTTCAAGGTCCTTGTATCAACTGCCATCCGGCGCCCTTTTGATGGACACGCCGGGCATGCGAGAGCTGGGGCTTTTGGATCATCGGGAAGGTTTTGAAAACCTCTTTGACGACATCCTGGAACTGGCGACCCATTGCCGGTTTAAGGACTGCCAACATCAGACCGAACCGGGTTGCGCCGTGCAGGCGGCTTTGGCCTCGGAAGAGCTGGAAGTGGGACGTTGGGAAAGTTTTCAAAATCTGGAACGGGAACTGCGGTATTTTGAACGCAAAACCAACCCCGAAATCGCCCGGGAGGAGCGTCAAAAATGGAAGAAAATCACCAAGAGCCTGCGGGTGCGCGTAAAACAGAAATCCAGAGGGGAAATCTAGGTATTTCCCACGGCAAAGGGGGTCAAAAAAGACCCCCTTTTCGTTGGACAAAATCTGGACCCCTTGCTAGCTTCCTTTAAACGCACTTTTGACTCAGGAGACTACGAGTGATGAAGGGCCTAAAGATCTTTTCCGCCAATGCCAATCCCACATTAGCCAAGAAAGTAGCCGAAGCCGCAGGAGTTGAGCTCGGATACTGTGAAGTCAGCAGTTTTGCTGATGGCGAAATCCAAGTTGAAATACACGAGAGCGTCCGCGGGCAACATGTGTTTGTTGTCCAAAGCACCTGCCCTCCTGTAAATCAAAACTACATGGAGCTGTTTGTGATGCTCGATGCCCTTCGCCGGGCCTCCGCCGCCTCCATCACCGCCGTGATCCCGTATTACGGTTACGCCCGCCAGGATCGAAAAGTGGCCCCGCGCGCCCCTATTTCGGCCAAATTGATGGCGGACCTTTTGACAACCGCGGGAGCCGACCGTGTGGTGTCCGTGGACCTGCACGCCGCCCAAATCCAAGGTTTCTTCAATGTTCCGGTAGACCACTTGTTCGCAATTCCGACTTTGGCTCGCGCTTGGCGGGATGCCTACGGCCAGGGCTCCGAGTTTGTTGCAGTGAGTCCAGACGCCGGCGGGGTCGAAAGAACCCGGGCCTTTGCCAAGAGAATTGAGTCCTCCATGGCGATCATCGATAAACGCCGTTCCGGCCCTAATGAGGCCAAAGCCCTGCACCTGATCGGGGATGTGACTGGCAAAACGGCCGTCATCGTGGACGATATGATCGATACGGCGGGAACTCTTACACAAGCAGTTGACAGCCTGTATAAGAATGGGGCAAAACGTGTGTTCGCCGTTGCAACCCACCCTGTTTTGTCAGGTCCTGCGATCAATCGCCTGAAGGAAAGCCCTATTGAAAAAGTATGGGTCACCGACACGATCCCGCTGTCTGAAGCGGCGAAAAACTGCGGAAAAATTGAAGTGGTTTCAGTAGCTCCGGTCCTGGCCGAAGCCATGAAGCGAATCCACGGAAATGACTCCGTAAGTTCATTGTTTGACTAACTAACCCACCTTCGGGTGGATATTATTAACTTCCTCTATTGGACTAGAAGGATAAATACATGAAAACAAGAATCGACCTAACAGTTGAACCTCGTGAAACTGGTAAACACAACAGCCGTGGCCTGCGCACTAGCCGTAACGTTCCTGCTGTTATCTACGGAGCTGTAACTCCAACTAACGTTTCCGTTGGTGAAAAAGAAATCGTTAAGTACAACACTCGCGCTTACGAGAATGCTCTTTTCAACTTGAAATCTTCTGACAAGACAGCAAACGGCATCGTTGTTCTGATCAAGTCTGTAGACGTACACCCATTGACTCGTCGTCCACAACACGTAGACTTCTTCGCTTTGGATCTGAAAAAAGCGGTTCGCGTTAACGTTGAAGTACGTCTTGAAGGTAAAGCTATCGGTCTTTCTGAAGGCGGTCTGTTGAACGTAGTTCTTCGTTCCGTTGAGGTTGAGTGCTTGCCAACTGAAATCCCTGAGTTCTTCACTGCTGACATCTCTAACTTGGCAGTTGGTGACGCTCTTCACGTTTCCGACATCAAAGTTTCTGGTTCCGTGAAAATGATCACTGGCGCTGAACAAACTATCGCGGTTGTTAACGCTCAAGAAGAAGAAGTTGCTGCTGCACCTGCTGCTGCCGCGGCTCCTGCTGCTGCTGCTCCGGCTGCAAAAGCTCCTGCTGCGAAAAAGTAATTTCCAGCAAAGATTTGAATTCCAAAGAGGCAGCTCACCAGAGCTGCCTCTTTTTTTGCCCTACCCCCACTTCAAAGGCTGATCAAAAAGGTTCAGCCGCAAGGCGGAGTAGGCCCTCG encodes:
- the rsgA gene encoding ribosome small subunit-dependent GTPase A, which gives rise to MTISSIFPLWGWNALLQAQIELRPLKSHEVVGRIINQEREMYRVVFFKNDHEGKALAQLSGKFRYEHSDLNLEYPGVGDWVICELHSNDEHAVIHEVLSRQSCFYRKEPGSGARAQIVAANVDVIFVAVSANQDFNLKRLDRYMSLAWESNASPVIVLTKADLAEDLKGLIAEVEDRHPAVPVHAVSALDPESLEPLKTHLLPGKTVVLLGSSGVGKSTLGNLLLEKEQIKTQGIREDDDKGKHTTTSRSLYQLPSGALLMDTPGMRELGLLDHREGFENLFDDILELATHCRFKDCQHQTEPGCAVQAALASEELEVGRWESFQNLERELRYFERKTNPEIAREERQKWKKITKSLRVRVKQKSRGEI
- a CDS encoding 50S ribosomal protein L25, producing the protein MKTRIDLTVEPRETGKHNSRGLRTSRNVPAVIYGAVTPTNVSVGEKEIVKYNTRAYENALFNLKSSDKTANGIVVLIKSVDVHPLTRRPQHVDFFALDLKKAVRVNVEVRLEGKAIGLSEGGLLNVVLRSVEVECLPTEIPEFFTADISNLAVGDALHVSDIKVSGSVKMITGAEQTIAVVNAQEEEVAAAPAAAAAPAAAAPAAKAPAAKK
- a CDS encoding ribose-phosphate diphosphokinase, giving the protein MKGLKIFSANANPTLAKKVAEAAGVELGYCEVSSFADGEIQVEIHESVRGQHVFVVQSTCPPVNQNYMELFVMLDALRRASAASITAVIPYYGYARQDRKVAPRAPISAKLMADLLTTAGADRVVSVDLHAAQIQGFFNVPVDHLFAIPTLARAWRDAYGQGSEFVAVSPDAGGVERTRAFAKRIESSMAIIDKRRSGPNEAKALHLIGDVTGKTAVIVDDMIDTAGTLTQAVDSLYKNGAKRVFAVATHPVLSGPAINRLKESPIEKVWVTDTIPLSEAAKNCGKIEVVSVAPVLAEAMKRIHGNDSVSSLFD